The genomic region attttttttccaacattagggggagaaaataagcggctggaaaaagaaatatcttGGAATAcattatcattatctagttttgaTTCTCGCACAAATCAATGTGAACAAgaagttcaaaagataattcatTTGTAAAATATAGCAAATCAGTTGCCATACGCATTTACTAACCTACAAAGAGTAATTAAATCTCATATACCAGCTGCAAATGCTCCAATCAGAATTGATGTAGGATAATCTGTTGTTGCTAATGAGTCTAAGACATGTCAGAAGCGTGGAAGACCAATCGGTTCCAAAGATAAAAATCctcgaaaaagaaaaagagcaaataTTCAAGATGGTCAAGAAGAGGAAACAAAAACTCTAGAAGAGACCCTTGACATAATTTCAGAAGAAATTCAGGTACCTGAAATTagtgaaaatgaagagatctcaataaattatttcatGACGGAAAAAAGATGGAACCGAAATGAAATAAACGTCGACTATAATTTTGCATATAATGTAGCGCTTAacattatgaaagaaaatgaggatctTGAACCTACATCTGTTGAAGAATGTAGATATAGAAATGATTGGCCAATGTGGAAAGACGCAATCAAAGTGGAATTAAATTCACTTGCAAAACGTGAAGTTTTTGGACCTGTAGTTCGTACACCAAATGACGTAAAACCAGTGGGATataaatgggtatttgtgcgaaaatgaaatgagaaaGACGAGATTGTGAGATATAAAACACGACTTGTCGCACAAGGTTTTACCCAAAAGCCtagtattgattatgaagaaACATATTCTCCTGTAAGAGATGCAATTACATTTCGATATTTAATTAGTCTGACAATACATGAAAAACTTGAAATGCGTTTGATGGATGTAGTTATAGCCTATTTATACGGCTCACTTAATAATgatatctatatgaaaatccctgaaggatttaagttgcctgaagcacaaaatttaaaatttcgaGAAATTTATtcgatcaaattaaataaatctttatacgGATTAAAACAATCCGGACGCATGTGGTATAATTGTCTTAGTGAATATTTATCGAAAGAAGGTTATAAAAATTATCCTATATGCCCATATGTTTTTATAAAGAGATTCATATATGAATTTGTGataattgttgtttatgttgatgatttaAACGTTATTGGAACTCCTGAAGAGTTATCAAAAGCCGTGGATTATTTAAggaaagaatttgagatgaaataccttggaaaaataaagttttgtttGGGTCTTCAGATTGAACACTTGACAAATGACATTTTTGCCCATAAATCTAATTATATAGCGAAAGTGCTAAAACGATTTTATATGGACAAAGCACATCCATTGAGTTCACCAATGGTTGTAAGATCATTAGATGTGGAAAAAGATCATTTTCGATCTTGTGAGGATAATGAAGAACTTCTTGGTCCTGAAGTACCATATCTTAGTGCAATTGGAGCATTAATGTATCTTGCTAGCAATACACGACCTGATATTTCATTTGCTGTGATTTTATTAGCAAGATATAGTTCTTCTCCAACTCGAAGACATTagaatgaaattaaacatatatttcGATATCTTCGAGGAACAATGGATACGGgcttatattattcaaatgcatTAAAATCAGATTTAATTGGTTATACAGATGCAGGATATTTATCAGATCCACATAAAGCTTGATCCCAGACAggttatttattcatatatggAGGTACAACTATTTCATAGCATTCTGTAAAGCAAACTATAGTTGCTACTTCTTCTAATCATGTAGAAATTTTAACAATTCATGAGGTAAGTCGTGAATGTGTTTGGTTAAGATCTGTAACTCAACATATTCGAGAAATGTGTAGTTTATCAGCCAATAAAGAAATTCCAACAACATTATACGAGGATAATACTGCTTGCATAGCACAGTTAAAAGAAGGATACATTAAAGGCGATCGAACAAAACATATTTCgccaaaattcttcttcactcatgACCTTCAAGAAAATGGTGATATTAGTGTTCAACAAATTCGTTCAAGTGACAATCTAGCAGATCTGTTTACTAAAGCCATTCCTACTGCAacatttgaaaaattgataCAAAAGATTGGGATGCACCgttttaaagatattaaaTAATGCAGTTGTCAAGGGGAGTAAAATACGCACTGTacttttttccttcatcaaggtttttccCACTGagtttttcttgataaggtttttaatgaggcAGTATTTTATAAGCgtattcttgaaaagaattatgtactctttttccttcactcgGATTTTTTCCCATGAAGTTTTTTCCTTGTAAGGTTTTAACGAGGTATTTTCTTAATACAATGAATATTCAAGGAAgagtgttatgaatatttttgtgaatatccatttattctatctatatctagatttgatataaattagattggattaGAGTTTAATCCATCTAATCTCTAAGtgttatctttattttgtaaattctATCAAGATAAAAAAGTTATTTGCCTATAAATAGGCCCCCTCAGTTCATTTGTAAACACACACTTCAATAAGATCTCCTTTCTCCTccctaaatattttatttgtttaattgttctttcagttatcattatttattcttttgagttatttttcataataaaaactatattaataaaaaaatttaataaatgattAAAGTCACTATATGTATACGTGATTTTCACTTGCCATTCTTTCTTCAAAAGATATGTAATGCCTGAAATCAAATCGAAATGAACATTTGATTCATCattatacatttaaataatccGCTTTTGTTGTCAGTTGCCAAAATCATAATACCCAGCCTATAGTTCTTAACTTTCTGATTCAAATCATTTAACATACTTGACCCGGCTGGCTAAACTCACCGACCTTACTCATCTTTGGTTACTTGTCTAATAAGTAGTAATTTTAGTAAccttatcattaattatattcTTGTATTAGATTTTTAGCAAACCAAGTCCCCTAACTCAATGTAAAGCTTAACCTTCCTCCCATTTATTTAATCGTGgcaatatatttttgttcttaGTTACTTAGGCTACACTAAAAATTGTTTCTATCAATTTTGGTTGagtataaaagaaaaatgggttcaataattttattaaggaAAATTATCTCTAACATTATTTGAGAGCAATTTTTTCCTAAGCATAtatcttaagaaataataaaggAATACGGAAAACCTGATTTTATGGGCCGAATTTCAATGGGCCTGAATTTTGGGCCGCTTctaacaattttttattttccaagGCAATTTGATTTGCAAAAGTAAATTTCAGACCTTTTATCGATTCATCACCAAATTCCCCTGCGGACTGAGTTTTTCCCGTCCTGCCTTTCTACGAACTCTCGGGAATTTAATCCACAATTACAGTAAGCTTGGGAAATGCAGTAAAGCTGAAGCAATGGCTATCCAATATGCTATAAGGCAACTTTGGTTAAATAAATCTGGTAAAACCCAACGGCTGCGCTCAAATCACCACCAAATGTTTGGCCTTTTGCCTGTGAGAAGGAACTTGTACCAAGAACCATTATTTGGGTGGTTCCAAAACAGAACAATGACATCCAGTAGACGAGTCCAAGACCGaagcaagaacaaaagaaTTCACCATCTCGAAATCGTGAaggagaaatggaaaatatctTCCAAGGTTTTGTTTCTGATGGAAGTTTTAAAGAAAGAACACGAGATGATAATCCCCGTAAGGTCGTTGGACCAATACAGGAAGCAAATTAATTTGCCAAAACCCCACAAAATTACTGATTTCATTAGGAAATGTCCCAAGTTGTTCGAATTATACAAGGATCAAAGGGGAACCTTGTGGTGTGGAATGACTAAAGAAGCTGAGGATTTATTGGAAGAAGAGGAAAGGCTGATTGAGGAACAATCAACCAAAGCTGTTGAGTTTGTTACTAAGATTTTGATGATGTCGGTTGATAAACGGATTCAGTTAGATAAGATTGCTCATTTTAGGAGAGATTTTGGTTTGCCAATTGAGTTTAGAGCCAAGTGGGTGAATCAGTATCCTCAACATTTTAGGGTGGTAAAATCTAAAGATGGAGTTGAGTTTTTGGAGCTTGTAAATTGGAATCCTGCTTGGGCTATTACAGAGTTGGAGAAGAAAGCATTGGGATTAAATGAAGGTATTGGACGTGAACCAGGTTTactttctttgccttttcctttGAAGTTCCCTCCTAATTACAAGAAGCTGTATAGACACGGTGGGAAGATTGCGCATTTTCAGAAAAGGTCTTACTTGTCTCCGTACGCAGATGCTAGGGAGCTGAAAGCAGGGTCATTGGAATTTGATAAGAGGGCAATTGCTGTTATGCACGAGTTACTTAGCTTTACTATTGAGAAGAGATTGGTGACTGATCATCTCACTCATTTCCGACGGGAGCTTGTGATGCCACAGAAGTTGATGAGACTTCTTTTGAAGCATTTTGGCATCTTTTATGTTTCTGAGAGGGGGAAGAGATTTAGTGTCTTCTTGACTGAAGCTTATGAAGGTTCAGAGCTGATTGAGAAATGTCCTTTGGTGCTTTGGAAGGAAAAGGTCCTGAGCCTTGTTGGTTATagaggaaagaagaaagagattcCTACTTTCAGCGACTTATCAGACATGGATGAGAAGGATTTAATTGAGGTTGATACTGAGAATGACAACATATGTGCAGAATTTGAGGAAGAGGAGACCATGGGTGGTTTAGAGGCTGTTTCACTAACAAGCAATGATGAGTTGGAGATGGCTCATGTTTGCAGTGCATACAAAGACATTGATAAAACTTGAGGTTATTTTCTGTTGTACATTTAGTTTGTGTCAGTACTCAAGTAAAGTTTGAAAGTTCAATAGATGTGattaaaatggtttaattaaAGAGTCTAAGTGTAGCATTTTGTGGTAACTGTTTTTATGCGTTTCACTCTCTGCTTTTTTAGCTATTATTTTGCTTGTTAATATAAACTGCAAGTATAAAATACGTCAACATACATTTGATGTCATGTGAAGATATTCACAGTTCAAGTAGGCCCTTTAAACACTCATCAAAGCTCAtgatttttgaactttttctgTCTGAAAAATGATTGGATACTTGCTACGAGTTGCTGTCTGTTTGCTTTTCACATTGAGATACATGGAATAGAGTTGGGGCCTCAATTATATCTCTAAATGGAAGCAATCAATAACATATACCATTTGCTTGCTTCTGATATTTAATATTCAGAACCGTTGCCCATTTTGAAATTTGGAGAAACAGTTTCTCCATTATTTTGGGCTTTCAATGTAAccatttgaaaattataacCCATGTTTTTTAAGATGTGTTACTGCTTTTGGCAATGACTTTCGTATTTGGATTGTGAAAATAAGAatgatttttttcctttgctttAAGCTACAGCTCAAGTTCAATCGTTACCTTTATCTCTTTTTGCATGAAAATATGTTCTCTTATTGAAGCTCACTTTACATGAATGTAGCTTCTTCATTGTAATTCACCAAATTGGTATCATCAGGCACGTGTTATTCTTTTAGAATGAACAGTATAACGGTCAAAACTTTATGCATGAAGGATAAATCCTGGAAAAACTGCTGATTGCTGCATACGCTTCTTATCattgtttgttttaattatattcCTCCAAATCATTATTTGAGTTATTCTGTTCTGTTTCAGCTATTTGTTGTTTCACATTTTTCCTTCTCCTATTCAGATTGTATGTTCAGCAACCAGATGGCTTTAATTAACTGCTTCATTTCCATGATGGTATTCCCACTTGACTAGGTACGGAAACAGGATGAATACTCAATACGGAAACTCGCCTTCAACTGGGGCTCCTGCCCTGGGTTTTCCAGTGAGCAATTTATTCTTCTTTACCTTCTCTTTTACTTGCCAGTTTatattaattgtaaatatCTATGAGAGGTCAATCTTACTAATACCTTATAGCAACCATTCATGATTGTGAATtgataactttattatatagagttatcttGACATATTTTGAgtaataaaatgattaaaattttgaatctaGGTAAAGTTTTAAGTAGTTTTCTtcgtttttctttaattggttaacGCATGATTGAGTTAGTTTACttcaagttattttagttcatTTTTAGGATAAAAATCCCTATTTTTAGGATAAAAATGCCTATTTTTAGCTATGGCTGATTTAGTTCCTATGTTTTTAAGGTCTTCAAAAGAGAAGGGGTCAAGTGGCAAGAAATTGTACAAGTTGATCAGGTTCAAATTTCATCGAACATGCTGCGGTATTTCAGACATAACTCAAGATACAAAAGTTCAATCAGCGTGATTTttggaccattggaaagctaagaggaagggctacaactttggtGTTTAGTACTTCACCCAGTTCGGAAAGGATCATGATAAAAAATGTAGAGAAAGTCGATTGACTGCAACAGACTGCACAGCCCAATtaagagagtttctcgctatagcgagaacaCGTCATTTAATGAACATTTCTGTATGAGTTTCTAGGCTAAGGCTGAAAGCAAGAATATAAATACATGTTTTTGAgcttagaaaaagaaaggattcAAACACTAATTtgggaaaaagaagaggaaatcAAGAGATTGAAAGATCAAATAGCTTCTCTAAATAATTTCTCACTCTAGATTTGATTTTCCCTCTCTAACTCTCTTTGTAGAGAGTTAGAACTCTTAATCTAGGGTTatgctaaatttttatatgtagCTTGGATATTGTGTTGGTttatttgtcacgacccggaacctccctcaggcccatgacaatcaccgcgacgtcccgattgacactcattatccggaatgtcaaccggaatcccgtaaggcttacatatcagtttctttcctttcctgtgagcaatcattgttaaatattgagtttttagagaatatatactattttagataaaaaaacaatcaaaataaaattttcgccacacaggggtattttggtcattttcttctcaaaaatttcgaaactggctaaaacgtaatatacaagtacaaaacacataattcatattcaaaatgagtttaaaagtctaaaatcttcatttaaaacgaaattacggttatttgaatataataagaaaataaaagaaatattaaggaaaatattctattttcttataaaacaatatttatagagttatacgtgaataatttttatagcgtaaaagctaaataaatttatacatactgaaatacagtaagccaaaatatttaatttaatttacaataacaagagggcccccgaataaacaaaagtaaagaggactgtgaacctacggtttggaaaatgcagatccaatggtagtcctcgatgagatcagctatctacagtctatactgaacctgaaatgggtggaaaggagttgggtgagattttgcaatcccaatgagtaaacagacattatcataaatatctaaaggcgagtaaaatggaggcaagtttaaacaacaaatttcaacccatttcataatgttttcaatttatttcttaaaccataaaatatttgtaatttaccaaaacagttgttaaggcttatgtcttttattaaaacaaggctcaagccaaaactaatcctcggggataccttggccgaggcatctaaccgagtccgccaagggtgttaaaatattcacacgtgaaacacatttttatttttaaaaccagccgttccttggcgttggccgagttacacattcacgtgggggttcgacgtgaagtgagctctaatactaccccgggagttaccctcctcgcctctacaaccggagtaactatataactgggtttaccgtgcccctctaataggcagtccacggaaacccgtcactgcagtgactaacccaccaattttaataaaatttcgacagtataacgtggcttttatttatttatccagcctgcatagtaaaaccaattacataaatttcccaatgcattcacaaaatatagccacatatactcatttctcataagccattcctaggaaaatatatatttttcaagtcaatttgcagcctccaattactcaatttcataatcaatacaatatatttttatttgtcacatttattcctaaaacat from Theobroma cacao cultivar B97-61/B2 chromosome 9, Criollo_cocoa_genome_V2, whole genome shotgun sequence harbors:
- the LOC18588178 gene encoding protein ROOT PRIMORDIUM DEFECTIVE 1, coding for MAIQYAIRQLWLNKSGKTQRLRSNHHQMFGLLPVRRNLYQEPLFGWFQNRTMTSSRRVQDRSKNKRIHHLEIVKEKWKISSKVLFLMEVLKKEHEMIIPVRSLDQYRKQINLPKPHKITDFIRKCPKLFELYKDQRGTLWCGMTKEAEDLLEEEERLIEEQSTKAVEFVTKILMMSVDKRIQLDKIAHFRRDFGLPIEFRAKWVNQYPQHFRVVKSKDGVEFLELVNWNPAWAITELEKKALGLNEGIGREPGLLSLPFPLKFPPNYKKLYRHGGKIAHFQKRSYLSPYADARELKAGSLEFDKRAIAVMHELLSFTIEKRLVTDHLTHFRRELVMPQKLMRLLLKHFGIFYVSERGKRFSVFLTEAYEGSELIEKCPLVLWKEKVLSLVGYRGKKKEIPTFSDLSDMDEKDLIEVDTENDNICAEFEEEETMGGLEAVSLTSNDELEMAHVCSAYKDIDKT